A genomic stretch from Deinococcus ruber includes:
- a CDS encoding NADH-quinone oxidoreductase subunit M, which translates to MIHFFIFLPMLASLLLLLVPVRWREEFAGFAAAATLGLGVWMWAVGGVPTISIAWLPAVGVTYSVGMDGVSLLMGIVTALMSFIAIIYTARRIPNPGTMLSLILAMETGLLGLYAARDLVLFYVFFEDALIPSLLMLAMFGKTHRMAALVKFGAYTLLGSMLMLVAIIGVKYLGGSPTFALSDLLAHPVKGAAQTWLYLGFLAAMAVKLPLFPLHAWLPDFHEQNHDSGVADVMGTLYKVGAYGLFRFGMTLFPDASLELRPVLMSLAAFTAVYAAWIAFRQTDWKRLLAYAGLSHMGLVGLGIFSMEPTAVTGAIYLLAFQNVYTGALFLAAGMLQERVGSLSTRVGGVMTGAPILAGVTMSLWFASIAVPGLAGFVGEFSILLGAYQVSPWLAFIAGLSTIAAAIYALSAYQTTYWQARPVGAVKLYDLQHTEWLVLGVPLAVCIAFGVWSAPALHLIQPSVSVLQLALTGGGS; encoded by the coding sequence GTGATTCACTTCTTCATCTTCCTTCCGATGCTGGCCTCGCTGCTGTTGCTGCTGGTGCCGGTGCGCTGGCGCGAGGAATTCGCGGGCTTCGCGGCGGCGGCCACCCTGGGCCTGGGGGTGTGGATGTGGGCCGTCGGCGGCGTTCCCACCATCAGCATTGCGTGGCTGCCCGCCGTGGGCGTCACGTACTCGGTGGGCATGGACGGCGTCAGCCTGCTGATGGGCATCGTCACCGCCCTGATGAGCTTCATCGCCATCATCTACACCGCCCGCCGCATTCCTAACCCCGGCACCATGCTCTCGCTGATCCTGGCGATGGAAACTGGTCTGCTGGGCCTGTACGCCGCCCGCGATCTGGTGTTGTTCTACGTCTTCTTCGAGGACGCGCTGATTCCCTCGCTGCTGATGCTGGCGATGTTCGGCAAGACACACCGCATGGCCGCACTGGTCAAGTTCGGGGCGTATACCCTGCTGGGTAGCATGTTGATGCTGGTCGCCATCATCGGCGTCAAGTACCTGGGCGGTTCGCCCACCTTCGCCCTGAGCGACCTGCTGGCCCACCCGGTCAAGGGCGCGGCGCAGACCTGGCTGTACCTGGGCTTTCTGGCGGCGATGGCGGTCAAACTGCCGCTGTTTCCGCTGCACGCCTGGCTGCCCGACTTCCACGAGCAGAACCACGACAGCGGCGTGGCCGACGTGATGGGCACGCTGTACAAGGTGGGAGCCTACGGCCTGTTCAGGTTCGGCATGACGCTCTTTCCCGATGCCAGCCTGGAACTGCGCCCCGTCCTGATGAGCCTCGCGGCCTTCACCGCCGTCTACGCCGCCTGGATCGCCTTTCGCCAGACCGACTGGAAACGGCTGCTCGCCTACGCGGGCCTGAGCCATATGGGGCTGGTGGGCCTGGGCATCTTCAGCATGGAACCCACCGCCGTCACGGGGGCCATCTATCTGCTGGCCTTCCAGAACGTGTATACCGGGGCGCTCTTCCTGGCGGCGGGCATGCTCCAGGAGCGGGTCGGCAGCCTGAGTACGCGGGTCGGCGGCGTCATGACCGGGGCACCGATCCTGGCGGGCGTCACCATGAGCCTGTGGTTCGCGTCCATCGCGGTGCCGGGGCTGGCGGGTTTCGTCGGAGAATTCAGCATCCTGCTGGGGGCGTATCAGGTGTCTCCGTGGCTGGCTTTCATCGCCGGACTCTCGACCATCGCCGCCGCCATCTACGCGCTCAGCGCCTACCAGACGACCTACTGGCAGGCTCGCCCGGTGGGGGCCGTGAAACTGTATGACCTTCAGCACACCGAATGGCTGGTGCTGGGCGTGCCGCTCGCGGTGTGTATCGCCTTCGGGGTGTGGTCTGCGCCCGCCCTGCACCTGATTCAGCCCTCGGTCAGTGTGCTGCAACTGGCCCTCACGGGCGGAGGTTCCTGA
- a CDS encoding NAD(P)/FAD-dependent oxidoreductase, with product MKTLILGAGYAGLAVATKLKPTAGLDVLMLERNPYHTFETRLHEAAAHNTKVTLPLAPLLKGTGVRMELANVESVNLDAKEVVTKEGQTFTYDTLVVGLGSVTNFYRIPGLAENATELKELKDADDIFSFVNRAFDAGYSGSRDIVVGGAGLTGVELVTELAQRNELLSRERGLAPFNIYLVEAGPKILPVLDDALRSKAQSTLDSYNIQTLIGHRITQATPSTVTVQTADGQSREIEAGKIIWTGGIQARDIVKGDKLQKGPGNRIVVDATLRIPEYPEVFVVGDMALALNQDGKPVPTTAQHAGQQGRLTGKNLMRLATGEELKPYEPSSLGEFVSLGGLMAVGWMKLPWNQKLAMTGGLAHVMKRASEWRWRSSIS from the coding sequence ATGAAGACCCTGATTCTCGGTGCCGGATATGCTGGTCTGGCCGTTGCGACCAAGCTGAAGCCTACCGCTGGCCTAGACGTGTTGATGCTGGAGCGCAATCCGTATCACACCTTCGAAACCCGGCTGCACGAAGCCGCCGCCCACAACACCAAAGTGACCCTGCCGCTGGCACCCCTGCTGAAAGGCACCGGTGTACGCATGGAACTGGCAAACGTCGAGTCGGTGAACCTGGACGCCAAAGAAGTGGTGACCAAGGAAGGCCAGACGTTTACCTACGACACGCTGGTGGTCGGCCTGGGTTCGGTCACCAACTTCTACCGTATTCCCGGACTGGCCGAAAACGCCACCGAGCTGAAAGAGCTGAAAGACGCCGACGACATCTTCAGCTTCGTCAACCGCGCCTTCGATGCGGGCTACTCCGGCAGCCGCGACATCGTGGTCGGCGGCGCGGGCCTGACCGGTGTGGAACTCGTGACCGAGCTGGCGCAGCGCAACGAGCTGCTCAGCCGTGAGCGCGGCCTCGCGCCCTTCAACATCTATCTGGTCGAAGCTGGCCCCAAGATTCTGCCGGTGCTCGACGACGCCCTGCGTTCCAAGGCGCAGTCCACGCTCGACAGCTACAACATTCAGACCCTGATCGGCCACCGCATCACCCAGGCCACCCCCAGCACGGTCACGGTGCAGACCGCCGACGGGCAGAGCCGCGAGATCGAGGCGGGCAAGATCATCTGGACGGGCGGTATTCAGGCCCGCGACATCGTGAAGGGCGACAAGCTTCAGAAGGGGCCGGGCAACCGTATCGTGGTCGATGCCACCCTGCGGATTCCCGAGTATCCGGAAGTCTTCGTGGTCGGTGATATGGCGCTGGCGCTCAATCAGGACGGCAAGCCGGTGCCCACCACCGCGCAGCACGCCGGACAGCAGGGCCGCCTGACCGGTAAGAATCTGATGCGTCTGGCAACCGGCGAGGAACTGAAGCCCTACGAACCCAGCAGCCTGGGTGAGTTCGTCAGCCTTGGCGGTCTGATGGCGGTCGGCTGGATGAAGCTGCCCTGGA
- a CDS encoding prephenate dehydrogenase, whose protein sequence is MTQKIQEPLFGVAVIAGVGLIGGSLALGLRQRGLASRVIGYDASPQALEEALALGVIDEVRATPGEWLRSADLVVLAAPVKALLPLARELAPWLSPQATVTDVGSVKMSIAAEMERLGVRQFVPGHPMAGSERGGVQNASAALLENAVWVLAPTETTPLTALSRVRTLVERLGAAPVVMPPEAHDQLVATISHLPYLASLALTHMVARDERLSLLAAGGFRDLTRVASGDPRMSRDMVVENREALREATRRFIRQLEHLADTLDHPDDLLAAATEGKRTRDSLPVVKRSLLPPKFDLVVATPDRPNQLGIITNALGQAGVNIKDIEVLSVREQGGALRLGLETLDDVTRAGELLRELGYETRGRG, encoded by the coding sequence ATGACGCAGAAAATACAGGAGCCGCTGTTTGGTGTGGCGGTCATTGCCGGTGTGGGATTGATCGGCGGGTCACTGGCCCTGGGTCTGCGGCAACGCGGGCTGGCAAGCCGTGTCATTGGCTACGACGCCTCGCCGCAGGCCCTTGAGGAAGCGCTCGCACTGGGCGTCATCGATGAAGTACGCGCCACACCCGGCGAGTGGCTGCGCTCAGCCGATCTGGTGGTGCTGGCAGCCCCGGTCAAGGCGCTGCTGCCGCTGGCCCGCGAGCTGGCTCCCTGGCTCAGCCCGCAGGCCACCGTGACCGACGTGGGCAGCGTCAAAATGAGCATCGCCGCCGAGATGGAGCGGCTGGGCGTCCGGCAGTTCGTGCCCGGACACCCGATGGCGGGCAGCGAGCGCGGCGGCGTGCAGAACGCCAGCGCCGCGCTGCTGGAAAATGCCGTGTGGGTGCTGGCCCCGACCGAAACCACCCCACTGACGGCCCTGTCACGGGTACGCACGCTGGTCGAGCGGCTGGGCGCGGCCCCGGTGGTCATGCCGCCCGAGGCACACGATCAGCTCGTGGCGACCATCAGCCACCTGCCGTATCTGGCGAGCTTGGCCCTCACGCATATGGTGGCCCGCGACGAGAGATTGAGCCTGCTGGCCGCCGGGGGCTTCCGCGACCTGACACGGGTGGCGAGTGGCGATCCGCGCATGAGCCGCGACATGGTGGTCGAGAACAGAGAGGCGCTGCGCGAGGCAACCCGCCGATTTATCCGGCAGCTCGAACATCTGGCCGACACCCTCGATCATCCCGATGACCTGCTGGCCGCCGCCACCGAGGGCAAGCGCACCCGCGACAGCCTGCCGGTGGTAAAACGGAGCCTGCTGCCCCCGAAATTCGATCTGGTGGTGGCGACACCGGATCGGCCCAACCAGCTCGGCATCATCACCAACGCGCTTGGGCAGGCGGGCGTGAACATCAAAGATATCGAGGTGCTGAGCGTGCGCGAGCAGGGCGGGGCGCTGCGGCTGGGCCTGGAAACCCTGGACGACGTGACCCGCGCCGGGGAACTGCTGCGCGAACTGGGTTACGAAACGCGGGGGCGCGGCTAA
- a CDS encoding NADH-quinone oxidoreductase subunit N, with protein MPLVLPDVALAPMIPVLLTLLGAVLATVLGFFLPRRSVTYVSLATLVLSAASMVWLWNQGLTAFGGSLNADNAAIAIGLVLLIGSALALIVSLDGAARARLSFPEFDAMLMFAVTGTLIIAFSGDLVTMLIGLEVMSLSGYVMATLQDSRESEEAGLKYFLLGATGSAILIFGIAFVYGATGSFNYAAIAAASSGLSVGNAPVLVAGALLLLCGFGFKVALAPFHQWTPDVYGGAPTVVSLFLSTVVKVAAFAGMLRVFSGALHNAPSWLDVLAVLTAATLIVGNLAALFQTNFKRLLAYSAVAQTGFLALTLLGRPEVGGPALTYYLLIYTITTAAALGIVAALQRTEAGFEISDMRGLYYRHPAYAVALGVCLASLAGLPPFAGFYAKYLAFQAAFQNGYTWVAVIAALMSVAAFVYYLRVAALMFMPDRTPAREYDGAHFGTRFTVALGMVGITALGILPNLAYGWVAYPGIWTQLAGT; from the coding sequence ATGCCGCTCGTCCTGCCTGATGTTGCTCTGGCTCCGATGATTCCTGTGCTGCTCACCCTGCTGGGTGCAGTTCTCGCCACTGTGCTGGGATTCTTCCTGCCCCGGCGCAGTGTTACGTATGTTTCGCTGGCGACTCTGGTGCTCAGTGCCGCCAGCATGGTGTGGCTGTGGAACCAGGGGCTGACTGCGTTCGGAGGTAGCCTGAACGCCGACAATGCCGCCATTGCCATCGGTCTGGTGCTGCTGATCGGCTCGGCTCTGGCCCTGATCGTCAGTCTGGACGGAGCCGCCCGCGCCCGTCTGAGCTTTCCCGAATTCGACGCGATGCTGATGTTTGCCGTGACCGGCACGCTGATCATCGCGTTTTCCGGCGATCTGGTCACGATGCTGATCGGTCTGGAAGTCATGAGCCTGAGCGGATACGTCATGGCGACCTTGCAGGACAGCCGCGAATCTGAAGAGGCGGGTCTGAAATACTTCCTGCTGGGCGCGACGGGCAGCGCCATCCTGATTTTCGGCATCGCCTTCGTGTACGGAGCCACCGGAAGCTTCAATTACGCCGCCATCGCCGCAGCGTCCAGCGGCCTGAGCGTGGGCAATGCGCCCGTGCTGGTGGCCGGAGCGCTGCTGCTGCTGTGCGGCTTCGGCTTCAAGGTCGCGCTGGCTCCCTTTCACCAGTGGACGCCCGACGTGTACGGCGGCGCTCCCACGGTGGTGAGTCTGTTTCTGAGTACGGTGGTCAAGGTGGCCGCCTTCGCCGGAATGCTGCGGGTGTTCTCCGGGGCGCTGCACAACGCTCCGTCGTGGCTCGACGTGCTGGCGGTGCTGACGGCGGCCACGCTGATCGTAGGCAATCTGGCCGCCCTGTTCCAGACCAATTTCAAGCGGCTGCTGGCGTATTCGGCGGTGGCGCAGACTGGCTTCCTGGCCCTGACACTGCTCGGGCGGCCCGAAGTCGGCGGCCCCGCGCTCACGTATTACCTGCTGATCTACACCATCACCACGGCGGCGGCACTGGGCATCGTGGCGGCGCTGCAACGCACGGAAGCGGGCTTCGAGATTTCCGATATGCGCGGCCTGTATTACCGCCATCCGGCCTACGCGGTGGCGCTGGGCGTGTGTCTGGCGAGTCTGGCGGGTCTGCCGCCCTTTGCGGGCTTCTACGCCAAGTATCTGGCGTTTCAGGCGGCCTTTCAGAACGGGTATACCTGGGTGGCGGTCATCGCGGCTCTGATGAGCGTCGCGGCCTTCGTGTACTATCTGCGCGTCGCCGCCCTGATGTTCATGCCCGACCGCACTCCCGCCCGTGAATACGACGGCGCACACTTCGGTACGCGCTTCACGGTGGCGCTGGGCATGGTGGGCATCACCGCTCTGGGGATTCTGCCCAATCTGGCGTATGGCTGGGTGGCGTATCCGGGTATCTGGACGCAGCTCGCCGGAACCTGA
- a CDS encoding copper chaperone PCu(A)C, whose protein sequence is MIRRPSTMRGRVPGRARWILPLLLPLCSLSSAQMQGMSMPTHTPPAVSSTTSAAVKNLQITGGWIAAAPPGADELAGYLTIRNPGKAAVTLVGASSRAAAHIMPMRTTQDMAGRESMQDVARLSIPAGGTLVFAPGRAHLMLRGLPRDLNVGEQVEMQLRFSDGSARGVLLTVRRL, encoded by the coding sequence ATGATACGCCGTCCTTCCACCATGCGCGGGCGCGTTCCGGGGCGGGCACGCTGGATACTGCCGCTGCTGTTGCCGCTCTGTTCGCTGAGCTCTGCCCAGATGCAGGGCATGTCGATGCCCACCCACACACCACCCGCCGTCAGTTCCACCACGAGCGCAGCGGTAAAGAATCTCCAGATCACGGGGGGCTGGATCGCGGCGGCTCCTCCCGGCGCAGACGAACTGGCCGGATATCTGACGATCCGCAATCCGGGCAAGGCGGCGGTCACGCTGGTAGGCGCGTCGAGCCGGGCAGCAGCCCACATCATGCCGATGCGGACGACTCAGGACATGGCTGGCCGGGAAAGCATGCAGGACGTTGCCCGGCTCAGCATCCCGGCAGGCGGCACGCTGGTCTTTGCGCCGGGCCGGGCGCACCTGATGCTGCGCGGCCTGCCGCGTGACCTGAACGTGGGCGAGCAGGTCGAGATGCAACTGAGATTCTCGGACGGCTCGGCCCGGGGCGTACTGCTGACGGTCAGGCGACTATGA
- the deoD gene encoding purine-nucleoside phosphorylase translates to MSLHLNAKEGQIAETVLLPGDPLRAQHIAETFFDNPVQHNSVRGMLGFTGTYKGKPVSVQGTGMGMPSAGIYVQELIQGYGCKTLVRVGTAGSYQKDVHVRDIVIGQAACTDSNLNFTRFGGLSYAPIADFGLMMAAYQRAQARGYAAHVGNIMSSDIFYQDDPTSFEMWANYGVLAVEMEAAALYTLAAKFGVRALCVLTISDHLVTKEVTTAEERQTTFNGMIEVALEAALGIE, encoded by the coding sequence ATGAGTCTTCACCTGAATGCAAAAGAAGGTCAGATTGCCGAGACGGTGCTGCTGCCCGGCGACCCGCTGCGTGCTCAGCACATCGCCGAGACATTTTTCGACAACCCGGTTCAGCACAACAGCGTGCGCGGCATGCTGGGCTTTACCGGCACGTACAAGGGCAAACCCGTGAGTGTGCAGGGCACCGGCATGGGGATGCCCAGCGCAGGCATCTACGTGCAGGAGCTGATTCAGGGCTACGGCTGCAAGACGCTGGTGCGCGTGGGAACGGCGGGGTCGTATCAGAAAGACGTGCATGTGCGCGACATCGTGATCGGGCAGGCCGCCTGCACCGACTCGAATCTGAACTTCACCCGCTTCGGCGGCCTGAGCTACGCGCCCATCGCCGACTTCGGCCTGATGATGGCGGCCTATCAGCGTGCCCAGGCTCGCGGGTACGCCGCACACGTCGGCAACATCATGTCGAGCGACATTTTTTATCAGGACGACCCAACCAGCTTCGAGATGTGGGCCAACTACGGCGTGCTGGCGGTCGAGATGGAAGCGGCGGCGCTGTACACGCTGGCGGCCAAATTCGGCGTGCGGGCGCTGTGCGTCCTGACCATCAGCGACCATCTGGTGACGAAGGAAGTGACCACCGCCGAGGAGCGCCAGACCACCTTCAACGGCATGATCGAAGTGGCGCTGGAAGCCGCGCTGGGCATCGAATAA
- a CDS encoding cytochrome c oxidase assembly protein codes for MTPTTTPTLFDLLAPHPDWLWLLGILAVAGWYTVGAWRASRAGLPWPAWRVACFGAALVLALLVTQTAVTRYTLLSMTLYMVRLMVLAELIPPLAVLGLPPGRLTPRGGWGRALSWVLDPWVALALWATVVIFWNIPASFSASLVSNTAGGLLPLLYLLGGALSWAVVLRPLPGVQGRSMGNRGWFGLLSSLPMMAVAAVWLYSPRVLYAPYVGALCLWNTTPLQNQVSSGWVMMIAGLPGMALALAQLMVWLIGLADSGTVTYEDEPEPDAPTLPPAQEHS; via the coding sequence GTGACGCCCACCACCACGCCGACGCTGTTCGACCTGCTCGCTCCGCACCCAGACTGGCTGTGGCTGCTGGGCATCTTGGCGGTGGCCGGGTGGTACACCGTGGGAGCGTGGCGGGCGAGCCGGGCCGGGCTTCCCTGGCCTGCCTGGCGGGTGGCCTGCTTCGGAGCAGCGCTGGTGCTGGCACTCCTGGTAACCCAGACGGCCGTGACGCGTTACACGCTGCTCAGCATGACGCTGTACATGGTGCGTCTGATGGTGCTGGCCGAACTGATTCCGCCGCTGGCGGTGCTGGGCCTGCCCCCCGGACGGCTGACCCCGCGCGGCGGCTGGGGCCGGGCGCTGTCGTGGGTGCTCGATCCGTGGGTGGCGCTGGCGCTGTGGGCCACGGTCGTCATCTTCTGGAATATTCCGGCCAGCTTCAGCGCGTCGCTGGTCAGCAATACGGCGGGCGGGCTGCTGCCGCTGCTGTATCTGCTGGGCGGCGCACTGAGCTGGGCGGTGGTGCTGCGACCACTGCCGGGCGTGCAGGGGCGCAGCATGGGGAACCGGGGCTGGTTCGGCCTGCTCAGCAGCCTGCCGATGATGGCGGTGGCCGCCGTGTGGCTGTACAGCCCGCGTGTGCTGTACGCGCCGTATGTGGGGGCGCTGTGCCTGTGGAACACCACGCCGCTGCAAAATCAGGTCAGCAGCGGCTGGGTGATGATGATCGCGGGGCTGCCCGGCATGGCACTGGCACTGGCGCAACTGATGGTCTGGCTGATCGGTCTGGCTGACAGCGGCACTGTCACCTACGAAGACGAACCGGAACCGGACGCGCCGACATTACCGCCCGCCCAAGAGCACTCCTGA
- a CDS encoding stage V sporulation protein S: METLKVSGKSRPNAVAGAIAALLRTAGEVEVQAIGPEAVNQAVKALAIARGYIIPENLDLQTQPAFVKLDIAGEERTAVKFAVRGIKLA; this comes from the coding sequence TTGGAAACCTTGAAGGTATCGGGGAAGTCGCGGCCAAACGCGGTGGCGGGGGCCATCGCGGCGCTGCTGCGAACGGCGGGAGAAGTAGAAGTGCAGGCCATCGGGCCGGAAGCCGTCAATCAGGCCGTCAAGGCACTGGCGATAGCGCGTGGGTACATCATTCCGGAAAATCTGGATTTGCAGACTCAGCCTGCCTTCGTGAAGCTGGATATCGCGGGCGAAGAGAGAACGGCGGTCAAATTTGCTGTTCGGGGCATCAAACTCGCCTGA
- a CDS encoding RsmB/NOP family class I SAM-dependent RNA methyltransferase, translated as MTAPRSRRAKPNAAKSGAAKSSAAKTSPAGEPRSSATPPPFNPARALSVRVLVSVLAGESYAASALDQALTRANLPGRDAGLCTHLVYGTLRYAPLLEAALAPLLRGETPLKARALLLTGAFEKLVLGTPLHAVVNEYVNLAKTGFGPPALVNAVLRRVEIPASLPPEDTLPVWLAEQYRAAYGERAAAVLKDLLEPQPLWLRLTPAGRESLLAEGSELGAAYGDVVRVQLDRPLRGTDAFEQGWAQPINPASFACVRALGDVDGARVLDLAGGAGIKAAMLAASGARVLSVDRATNKHHAARENLERLGLEAQFFSADLTKVPALPPADFVLLDAPCTGSGTLRSHPEIKLRLTPDVVQEAAALQAQMLETAAVLTAPGGLLVYSVCSVTQAEGPEVVQQFLNANPEFQPEALPDLLVEAVSSGPGVLTVPLEGVDGFFIARLRRQVAE; from the coding sequence ATGACTGCGCCCCGTTCCCGTCGTGCGAAACCCAATGCTGCGAAATCTGGTGCCGCGAAATCCAGTGCGGCGAAAACCTCTCCTGCTGGCGAGCCTCGTTCTTCTGCCACTCCGCCGCCCTTCAATCCGGCCCGCGCCCTGAGTGTGCGGGTGCTGGTGTCGGTACTGGCGGGCGAAAGTTACGCCGCGTCGGCCCTCGATCAGGCCCTGACGAGAGCCAACCTGCCGGGCCGCGACGCCGGGCTGTGTACGCATCTGGTGTACGGCACCCTGCGCTACGCCCCGCTGCTGGAAGCGGCCCTGGCCCCGCTGCTACGCGGAGAAACGCCACTCAAGGCGCGGGCGCTGCTGCTGACGGGAGCCTTTGAAAAGCTGGTGCTGGGAACGCCGCTGCATGCCGTGGTGAACGAATATGTCAACCTCGCCAAAACCGGATTTGGGCCGCCCGCCCTGGTCAATGCGGTGCTGCGGCGGGTCGAGATTCCCGCGTCGTTGCCCCCGGAAGACACGCTGCCGGTGTGGCTGGCCGAGCAGTACCGCGCCGCGTATGGGGAACGCGCGGCGGCGGTGCTCAAAGACCTGCTGGAGCCGCAACCGCTGTGGCTGCGGCTGACTCCGGCGGGCCGTGAAAGCCTGCTGGCCGAGGGCAGCGAACTGGGGGCGGCCTACGGCGACGTGGTACGGGTGCAGCTCGACCGCCCGCTGCGCGGCACCGACGCTTTCGAGCAGGGCTGGGCGCAGCCGATCAATCCGGCGAGTTTCGCGTGTGTGCGGGCGCTGGGCGATGTGGACGGTGCGAGGGTGCTCGATCTGGCGGGCGGTGCGGGCATCAAGGCCGCAATGCTGGCGGCAAGCGGCGCACGCGTTCTGAGCGTGGACAGGGCGACCAACAAGCACCATGCGGCCCGCGAAAATCTGGAGCGGCTGGGGCTGGAAGCACAGTTTTTCAGCGCCGATCTGACAAAGGTGCCCGCGCTGCCACCTGCCGATTTTGTGCTGCTCGACGCGCCCTGTACCGGAAGCGGCACGCTGCGCTCTCATCCCGAGATCAAGCTGCGCCTGACGCCGGACGTGGTGCAGGAAGCCGCCGCCCTGCAAGCGCAGATGCTGGAGACTGCCGCCGTTCTGACCGCGCCGGGCGGCCTGCTGGTCTACAGCGTGTGCAGCGTCACGCAGGCCGAGGGGCCGGAGGTGGTGCAGCAGTTTCTGAATGCGAATCCCGAGTTTCAGCCCGAAGCCTTGCCCGACCTGCTGGTCGAGGCGGTCAGCAGCGGCCCTGGCGTGCTGACCGTGCCGCTGGAAGGCGTGGACGGGTTTTTCATCGCCCGGCTGCGGCGTCAGGTAGCGGAGTAG
- a CDS encoding LacI family DNA-binding transcriptional regulator: protein MHKPTIQDVARRAGVGVGTVSRVLNNHSAVRASTREVVLSAISDLKYTPNPHARRIAGGKSYTISVLLPVVTTEFYLRLLDGLEHAFQEARYDVAIFPLLDRSRLERYLGSHTLAYQADGLVMVTYNLTQIFQQNYGGAWPHNVPSVLVDAHAEGVDCAYMDNVLGGRLAGDYAAKLGGTLYAIWVETELDLLFTTRVFSDRRSGFLEAVGRAGRQVAGEYISSFDSLAARSVASQLLDEAVLPATVFASADLLAGALLDEAQARGLVIGRDVRVIGFDDQPWSKGRGLTTLHQPVEAMGYDAAQLLLERLTGQERPAVSHRFEPRLIVRSSTEG from the coding sequence ATGCACAAGCCGACCATCCAGGATGTCGCCAGGCGGGCAGGTGTTGGCGTAGGCACCGTCTCGCGCGTCCTTAACAACCACAGCGCCGTGCGGGCCAGCACCCGTGAGGTCGTGTTGAGCGCTATCTCCGACCTCAAATACACGCCCAATCCACATGCCCGGCGCATCGCGGGCGGCAAATCTTACACCATCAGCGTGCTGCTGCCGGTGGTCACGACCGAATTCTATCTGCGGCTGCTCGATGGCCTGGAACACGCCTTTCAGGAGGCCCGCTACGACGTGGCGATCTTCCCGCTGCTCGACCGTTCGCGGCTAGAGCGCTATCTGGGCAGTCATACCCTGGCGTATCAGGCCGACGGACTGGTGATGGTGACGTACAACCTGACCCAGATCTTCCAGCAGAACTACGGCGGAGCGTGGCCGCACAACGTGCCGTCGGTGCTGGTCGATGCCCATGCCGAGGGCGTGGACTGCGCCTACATGGACAATGTGCTGGGCGGGCGACTGGCGGGCGACTACGCCGCGAAACTGGGCGGCACGCTGTACGCCATCTGGGTCGAAACCGAACTCGATCTGCTGTTTACCACCCGCGTCTTTTCGGATCGGCGCAGCGGCTTTCTGGAGGCGGTTGGCCGCGCCGGGCGGCAGGTGGCGGGCGAGTACATCAGCAGCTTCGATTCGCTGGCGGCCCGCAGCGTGGCGTCGCAACTGCTCGACGAGGCGGTATTGCCCGCCACAGTGTTCGCGTCTGCCGATCTGCTGGCCGGGGCACTGCTCGACGAAGCGCAGGCGCGGGGGCTGGTGATTGGCCGTGACGTGCGCGTCATCGGCTTCGACGATCAGCCGTGGTCGAAGGGGCGCGGCCTGACCACGCTGCACCAGCCGGTTGAGGCGATGGGTTACGACGCGGCGCAGCTTCTGCTGGAGCGGCTGACGGGTCAGGAGCGGCCAGCCGTCTCGCACCGCTTTGAACCCCGCCTGATCGTGCGTTCCAGTACCGAAGGTTAA
- a CDS encoding SCO family protein: MSGVQPHSRATRPTRPPGRPWYVSAVAALLAVAALLGGLWGYTRLKSPFPYYGTVYDTPQPAASFSGLSAAGPYSFSPAGQTTALFFGFTHCPDICPITLAYLERVRKQLTPAQQRGFRVVFVSLDPDRDTPQKIGSYTRYFGSAQGVQVKEPALAALARSYAVSYVKAPLPGGGYQINHTSATFLIDRLGRKRLLWDYTQLSDTARVVRDIQQVMQ, encoded by the coding sequence ATGAGCGGCGTGCAGCCACATTCACGGGCAACACGCCCCACACGCCCGCCAGGTCGGCCCTGGTACGTGTCGGCGGTGGCGGCGCTGCTGGCGGTGGCGGCGCTGCTGGGCGGCCTGTGGGGATATACCCGCCTCAAAAGCCCGTTCCCGTATTACGGCACGGTCTACGACACGCCCCAGCCCGCCGCGTCTTTCAGCGGTCTGAGCGCTGCCGGGCCGTACAGCTTCTCTCCTGCCGGACAGACGACCGCGCTGTTCTTCGGCTTCACGCACTGCCCCGACATCTGCCCGATCACGCTGGCGTACCTGGAGCGCGTTCGCAAGCAGCTCACCCCTGCTCAGCAGCGCGGCTTCCGGGTGGTGTTCGTGTCGCTCGACCCAGACCGCGACACGCCCCAGAAGATCGGCAGCTACACCCGCTACTTCGGCAGCGCTCAGGGCGTGCAGGTGAAGGAACCCGCTCTGGCGGCCCTCGCACGCAGCTACGCCGTCAGTTATGTCAAAGCTCCGCTGCCGGGCGGCGGCTACCAGATCAACCACACCAGCGCCACCTTTCTGATCGACAGGCTGGGGCGCAAACGGCTGCTGTGGGACTACACCCAGCTCTCCGATACGGCGCGGGTCGTGCGCGACATCCAGCAGGTGATGCAGTGA